Sequence from the Dysidea avara chromosome 5, odDysAvar1.4, whole genome shotgun sequence genome:
CATACGCTAACAGTACAATCATCAAATTATAGTTGTTCGATGTTCTATTGGAGTGCTGCAGTAAAAAATTGATGGCTTATAGAGTTGACTGTATAGCTTGCTATGTGGCTGCGTCATACTATTCTCTTGACAGTGATTTGATTTATAATAGTCCCCTACTTTGATGTTGATTCTTCGTTTGCTAACGATTCAACCTGTACATTTACCCATCATTATGTTGATTGTACAACAGGTCAGATGTATGGATCACTCTGGTGGAATTTGACCGTTGGAAGGAGACTGACGTTGATCAACTACAAGTCTAGGATCCTGGAATACCTCAACTATGATGGTGATTGTAGTAGTACCATTTTGTAATGGTGGACATGAGCTTGCAGGAAACTCTAGTTGCAGTATACTACAAAGAATTTTATTGTAAGATGATGGATACGAGTCATTGAAATTGTTGTGAATAAAAAGAAGTTACACAATGCACAAACAATGTAGTTAGTGATACACAATCCTgctagtgtgtttgtgtactgtatagtggtATGTATAGCAGGTGGTTAAGTGTACTGTTCAAGGCTTCTAAAATGTTTTCCCAATGAAGCACTAGCTGAAAAAAACTGACTTCCTGCACCTGCAGGTGATATGACCCAACTCGACAATGTACAAGATTATCACAGGATTATCATGCCAGCCTACACTGTAATGAGAAGGTGTACatgttcaattgcaaacaacaTGTGATAATACACTGTATAATTAGTCGGAAGGGGTGCACACCCAGATATAAACATCACAGTAAATAATTCCTTTCTAAACTGGTAAATGCCTCCAATATATGTACTAGGAATACGTAGGATGGGGTGCACACCCAGATGTGTAGGTGCAGACATCATTAGGTAAACAATTCCAGTCATAACTGTACAGCTTTGCATTTATAGGCACACAAGTAGCCTGATAAGGTCTTCTTTAGTTTACTAACATCTGTCTATTGGATAGGAGATGTTTGTACTTAACATATATAGGTAGCTCCTTGCTGTTAACAATCTGTTGTATACAAAACACTCAAATTGCAAGCAATTATGTGTAGAACTTGTATAGTAATTTTACATTTTTTCAACCACATGTGCAAAAGCTACGTGTGCATGAATGTTGAGGGGGTTGGGCACATAACAACCACTCAATACATCCTGATTACATTCTTAAAGCCTTATATGGATACAGTATTGATAGTGGCACTGAAAATATAATCATTGTATGACAAGTTCCCATCAACACAACAATAGTTACACTAGTATGGTCTGGATCTACTGTCTCTTCTAGAAGTGCTCATTGGTCTGGTTGATACTGCCACATCAAGATAATCTCCTATCTGAAACCTTCTGGACTGAAGTGTGATGTTGTCGTCGCTGCCTTTACGTCCACTGATGGTCTGGCCAAGCTCTTTGAGACGGTAGCCACCACGTCTGGGGTCAGGGTAGATCGTCGCAAAGGAGAACATTGTTCCTTTAGCCCTCAACTCTGGATTAACCTCCTTCACTAGTGACATTAACTCTCGTAAGGTACAGTCCAACCTATAATATGCAAGTACCAAGTGTATAATCTCTATAATACGTACAATAAATTACTGTAAAATCCATTGTCTCACTAACtcgtacatgcatgtataatagCTATATGGCTAAAATATTGATGGTTTCATAGTTATAACCACACAAATCCCTAGAAACCCTTGTATGTGGTGAATCCTTTGTGCATCCTTGAGAACATCTTCACAAAATGTTAAACAAACATATCCAAACCCTGAAAGTTTTCAGGCATGTGGTTATATGATATGTGTTTTGCAATGAACAGAATAACAGGTACAACAGatggtacagtatgtacacCATTTGCTTCATGGTAACAACAAACATTGATCTCAGCTTGGCTGGGGAACAAATGTTACTATTAGCAGGTACTGTCATTAGGAGTTTGCGGGGACTGTGCTACAGAAATAGTTTAGTTGCAGTTTTGCAGAACAAGTTGACGTTTTACCAAGTACATAAATAACACAGTATTATTTCCTGATCACCAAGATAATAATTTAATTGTGCTTCAAATTTCCAGTAGTACCTGCAAGTGTGCTCATACACATCATGGACAGATTTAGCTCATAGTAGGACCATAGAAACCAATCAACATGACACCTGTATGGACATGGGATCTGGCTACACGAGACAGGTATCTTATACAGAATCCCACTCATATTACACCACGCTTATAAAGTTCAAACTATGTGTGTTGCGGGTGCGAGGCCTGATAATCGAAAGGTTCCAACCAGGTTTGATGCCTGGTTATACTAATTTTGGTGTTGTTtctttgagcaagaaacttacTCACATTGGTCCAGTCTACCTAGCTGTACAATGGGGACCCGgtatcaactggggaagcagcccacccagctgtaacattacTAGGTACCTGGTATTTACagtactggggaagcaaatgctcaattgtccttgtcttgcttagcgATGTTGGGGTTTGGGTTCtgtgacctctctccatgagacccttgtgggttactagccctgccccaggaggatttgcctgcacaagggaCAAGTGCCTGAAGGGTACACAGGCATCCCAGCACTAGGTTGCTAGGCAGCAATAGCTGCGTTTTGCACGGCTGCCGTAGGCTTTACTTTGTGTGCGCATGCGTTATCATCTTATTATGTACATGTCTGtattagtggtgtgcgatatcaggattttaaTTTCGATATTATATTGATACGATATTGGAGTAAGTATCAaaatttcgatacgattttcgataattttttaattgtgtgggtggtgtaattgcgtgggcggccgatatttataaatatgcttgaaatacaatttgcacacaaactattgcataaaactaataataagcctagaaaactggcacacaagtttttaaagtggctagatagtacagaaccaaccttcatttctagcatgattgcgcaatcacacactaaatgctgtagatttatcgaaatattcttcgataattatcacaaaatattaccttttcgataaatatcgaaatctgctaaagcagtatcgaaaatcaATACGATAatgatatcgacaaaattatcgcgatatcgatattttttcgatatatcgcacatcactagtctGTATGTGAAGCACAACTACAgctacactacatacatgtCTGTCAGATGCGCAACATTGTAGTTATGTCTAAACACTAGCTAGTAGTGAGTCTAGCTAACATAGGTGTACAGATTGGTTAAttgtacaacacattacaaccaactacaaacaactcaccaaGTGTATATCTGTAGTTCATTACTGGGTACATTTCCTCGTGAGAACTCATCCAACCTACACAACAATGGTAGTGTGTACTTAGTATTACAGTGCAGCctatgaccggatctgcaaaaaggggtcttatagcatTTCCAAACTTCCAAGTTTGttgagtcataactcatcatgtgtttaacctattgtcttaaaattacatccaggaatattgctatgttaggagtgtaaagtgaccaaatgtcatactcacaagtcaagttatggattgccaagtacatacaattggaaaggctataagaccccttttcgcagacccgGTCACATTATGTCTTCATAACTAGTAAACAAGATCTACTGTACTGAGCTAGGCCATTACACACATCCACAATTAAAGCAGGAAACTACACAACATACATATGCACACATTCCGTATAACTGTGGGTGCAAACTAGACTTTAACTAATGCACTATATTAAACAATACAGACTGCATGGTATCTATACTACTCACCTGTGATGCCTGCCAGCATTACAGAAGACACGTAGTAACAGTGGACAAGTCTACAACATaacagtatatataatacacTTAAGACTCTCTAAATAATACGACACAATGAACTCCTTGACCAGTATAACTATGTATACTAACAGCTATACTAACAGCATAACAGGTCAGCTACCTAAACATAGTTCATGATGTCATAAACTGAAATTTGGCATTTTCTATATTAAAGTCACCACACAAATAGTGATTTCTAATAGAGTATACCACAGAAGTACCACAGAATGAGTCCCATTGGAAGTTGTATTTGACTGATTTCACTTACAATGCTGTGGTCCTTGCGTGTATGGCTGTGTACATAGCTCAGTATTCATGCCACTCACAATATAAATGTTATATAAAGTACAACTGCAATGGCTTTAGAATCACAAGAACTATTCACTATTCGGTTCTAAAAAATATACTACTGGTTCTAAAAAAATATACTACTGCTACAATACCAAAATGAACATTTATTTTTGTTAGTTCAACAAATTGAGTACATGTACAAGTTACCAACAAAATTCCTTGCTTATATTAAAACAAGCATGCAGATGTGGCTTCCCTGGACAACCTAGTCTGACAGCATCTGCCTCTTCACATAAAGTAAGAGTATGGTGACCatagtatacagtactagtgtcaccGGAAAACAAACGTGGTTTCAAATTGCACACAGCATACTTGATTGGCTCTACCACTAGAGTGGTAGCAGCACAAGTACCATATACCAGATCCTAAAGTTTACTGAATCCTCTAATTGCAAAAGAGCGGACGCTGCCAGACTAGGACAACAAATAGGTATTGCACATTGAATTATGCATTGCAGCATTTACAATATGTCACATGGGCATACAACACTGATGGAGGGCGTCTAAACATCCAAGTGCTGGTGCACGCTAATTAGAATAAAACGCCTACGTTATTCTCTAATTCACACCTTTTCCCTATCCACAGTGAAGTTAGGGTCAACCGCGACGGAATCCATCACTGGTCGATCTATCCGCTTCGGTGGAGTATCACTTTTCGCGGCCATCATCTCGTGCACGTGCTCCTTCACCCTGTCCCTTGCGCACGAGAGTGTCACGTGAATATTTAAAAAGTGGCGAAGCTCCAGTCCAGTCGATCCCTAGTCTAGACTCTGCGTTACATACGTGTAAGTTTCTAATTGTATGATTTAATGTAAAAGTGTGTTAAGTGGTTTGAGGTCAAGGTGAATATAGCTTATTTCATCAAGTCCAAAATTTATAAAATCAAACAACCCTGTTGGACTAGTTTATCCGGTTCTCTGTTTACTGAGTACAGGATACAattgttattattttacagtaatacactttgatgtcagaatcaGCAGGTACACCTACCAAGTGTACCGAAATTGGAGCACTTGATGAATCTATTGACTTCTCATCTCCTGTCAGTCTGTCAGCTCGTGGCCTCAATGTCAGTTTGGACACTAACACTGCATACCTTAATCAGGTAACTGTGTATTGGAATATCATTGTCTTTCGTTAATCTGTTTGAATTAAGGAGCCATGATTGATCAACAACCTTGGCGAGGGGGTCAGCAACCACCTAATTACAGTACCTAACGTCGCCTACGAGATTTCATATATTAGCAAAGATTTGTGACAAGTTTCACAGAGGTTTCCAAGGCTTTTTGGACATCTAAAAGACCTTTGATGGGAAAATTATGTTAAAATTTCTGGGAATATCTGGAATGAAAGATTTCAAGGATCAACCTACAAGATTTTAAGCTTGTTGCTGATCCCATGAGCCTTCCATTGctacctatgtttttttttgtgcaaACTCTCACTTTGGATCCAAGCATTTTTGCTGCAATgaagaggttttcctctttaaATAGTGGCAAAACTTAGCTACAACTGTATTTTTATGTGTTATTTAAAACATCCTGTGCATTGTCTGGTGTGTTGTGCACATGTAGGAGCTAACATCTCTCGGGTTTCCATCTCTCCTTGATGAAGACAGAAGTGTATCATTTGAGAACACTATTCAATGCCTCGGTGAGCTGTTCAAACAGTATCAGAAATTGATCACATTAAGAGATGACCTGGAAGCAAGGTAGTGACCAGCATTATGTgtaatgactgctttattagagaatgAATACTATAATAGTTTAAAGAAGCATGTAGTTGTGGGtacacataataattgtatttgtTAACATTATTTAGAACACATCATGCTAACAGAATGCATAACTATTAACATCATTGAACTGATTAAAAGAATCACCAAACTACTGTATCTTTTCATCCAGTTAATATGTAGTTATATACTACATACTAGCATACTTTAATAATCGTTGTGTCCTATTCTATAGTCTACACAGAGCTAATAGTGATGTCACCATGTACCAGCAATCATTGAACAGAGTAAAGGTGACCATGTAGATGTTACTGTAATCCATTGTATGTTCATGACTCATGTGTTTATGCTTTGTGACATACTTTTCATGTTATATGGTTGTGGTCACATGTTGCAGGGTGAACTAGAGGCCTCACAGTCAGAGGTTGCTATGCTGGTAGAGAAGGAGAGACAAGTTAACAAGAAGATGAATGCATTATCAGCAAAATTAAAAGCTGAAGAAGAAGAAGTGCGTAatatattgtagctaaattttgGGCGTGGGACTTGTTGTTTTCCTAGTTTCGTTCCCAGCTGCCCACTTGCTTAATCACTTTAAGGTCGTCTGGTGACATTAGTCCAACTTCTTGGCCCAGGAAGTGCATATCATTaaagtatacacatgcatacctGAAAAACTAGCTTAGTACTGTGCAGTTGTGTTTTCATTAAGTTTAAATCAGCATGATTTTGTTAGTCACACTATAGTGAGTTTTATAAAGTAACACTCCTTTGAGCACTGGAAAGTTTGTTCTAAACATGAACAAGCACAAGAAGCACATTTGTAGCAATATTCAAGAAAGTGGACCAAAGTCACCAGACAACCTTTATGAGACTTAATTGTTTCTAGCAAATTTGTTCATTTATTCATTCTATGCTAGTGTTCTAAGTGAAAATTTTGCAGCTTGACATGCAATACAAGTACAGTATTCACTGTAGTATGTATATCACATCTCTGACAAATTTGATGTTAAGAATGAATTCCAGCTTGTGTGTACAATTAAATAGTGTTGGAATTGCTCACAGCATAATATACCAATATTATTTTAAATCATACTCTATGTATCCCTGCATGTACACATAGTCACGTCGGTCACAGTCTCGGTGGCAACATAAGGAGACTAAGTTTTCTCATGAAATTAAGAAGAAGGAACAGGAATACTTGCGGTTAAAAGAAAGATTACTACAGGTACATAACATATCTATCTCTGTATACTTGTTGATGTgtcatatacatgtattgtagTAGTGCAAGTGACCTTTGGGCtgatatttaaagtatatccaTGCATTGATAGATAAATTATATCCTGCCAGCATACAACCAACTTCTCTTTTATGCCACCCTAACAAACCAAATTATATCTAGCTGGACACTGCTACTTTGTATAATTGTCTATTGCATACCAGCTATCTTTAGTAGACAAAGTTATGCCTCTACACAGTCTGCCCGAACGCTTGTGTCACTAACAGAAGCCCAAACGGGAACATGTTTGATACTGTACCTGTAAACTCTGCTCACTGGTAtgtactcggatgatatcactGTTATTACACTCAACCTTGGCTCCACTGAGTCTCATGGTATtttaacaataatatcatcCAGGTATATAATCTAGTATTAACAGGTGCGGACTATGTTTGGTGAACATTCTAATAGTAACTGCATGAAAAAatcatcaagatactctaatagaacagtcaccacacagtAAAATAtcacacatagctaacttgCAAGGCATGTATAACACTGTTAATAGGACTACAGTATATTTTATTAGCATAATTGGGGTGTAATACTATTTATACACCTGCACTTAGGTGAAGATTACAGAGTTGAATTAGTATGTGTGTTTGAACACTGTTCCTCTGTCTATAAGGCTATGTAGTCATACAAACACCACTAACAAGTTCAACTTTCAGTCAAAGTTTTGTACATTTAACTACTGCCACATTAAAGTTACATCTGTGTCATCATGTTCAGTTTGTAGGGTTGGCTTTTAACAGGAAATTACcaacttttgtggtccctactatatatgCTCTCTTGTGTCATTTCTTTTACTTTAAAAGGTAACATCAGGCCGAAATCCTGACAAGAGTCTTGGAATTAATATGCTAAATCATGTTCCCAGAGTGGATGGAAAGAGAAGCACGTGGAGCACTTTTTCACTAAGGTAGCTGTGATGTTcccgtgtgtatgtgtgcatgcgtatgtgtgcatgcgtatgtgtgcatgcgtatgtgtgcatgcgtatgtgtgcatgcgtatgtgtacatgcatgcatgcgcgtgtgtgtgcgcgcacgcACATGAGTGTGTACACATGTAGCGTTTTAtcaatattatattattgtgttttgtATAGTCAAGAAGGTGATATGAATCTAGCAGTTATGCAAAGTTTTGAACAAAAGCAAAAGGTACAGTTTGTCTGTAGTTACTATAATCATTTCTCTGTCACAGGATTTGTTATCAGAGAATTCCTCTTTAAGAGAGTCCCTACAAAACATACTTCATGAATTCAAATCAACGTTAAGTGATTTACAAAATGGCAATGCTGTAAGGACAATTGAtgtgcaagtgtgtgtgtgtgtgtgcgtatgcgTGTTTGcagtacagtgtatgtgtacaaagtatagcACTTGATTAACCTATATTTGATTTGATTGGCTGTTTAAAGACCTCAGGAGGAACCGGTCTTACCCTAATGTCCCCCGGTATATATGCATGTCCATATGATAACATGGTATCATAgaataaaattttcactttaGCTACAAACTGTTTTGTACGTTTTATAGAAAGATGTATCAGTACTCAAACAAGCACACCCATAAAGATCctgtttctgggataactgAATCCATCTTTTGTTAGGACTCTGTTGTTTGTTAAGTTTTCAGAGTTTGATGTGTAACTTTGTTGCGGGTATTATTATGTAAACATAAACAACATAGTTCTTTAGCTTATGGCAGTATTTAGAtataagtagttctgtgtactgTAAGGTTAAATTGTAACATGTGTTGTCACCAGGAATTCAGTCATCAATGAGCTTGAAAGGGCAGGCATGGTTCTAGGAGGTTTTCGGAAACCAGTTAGCCTTTTATAATTGATAAAAAAAATCTAACAGTTACGTGTAAAACCAGATTTATTTACTTATTAAAATGATTAAAAGCCATAAATTATTTCTCTCCACCAAATAATGATTTTTAATTGCTTCTCTTTCACCTTGAAGCATTTAATTAAGCCAGGGCCGGCTCACTTTTAAAACATTGGGTTGGTCAGTCTTACTGATGGTTTGCTGATGTTATGTTTAGGAAGCTGTAGAGCCAAAAGCCAGGACAATGTCAATGATACCAGCAAATGTATCTCTTGAAATAACAAATATAGTGCACTTTGGATAAATTAGCAGTTGATACTTTAAGCTGTTTAACCATAAATATTACGGTGTTATTAATCCAACACTAGACCAGTATACTGCAGCACTTAAGTGCTGCTTTATAAgaatacatgactgctctattagagtatttcgatcttggaAACATTTACAGGCCAAAAATTAGTGCGTGGACCATGCTGAGTTGGCCTTGAATTAAGTGCCTCTAAGAATAATTATCATTGCAATGATAACTTCTGCAACTGCACAATACAGTATAAGGCATAAAACCTTTCGTATAGGTCCAGAATGGTAGGATTAGTCATTTGACAGGATGAATATATTCATAGTTCTAGCTAAATAGACTGTAATTGTAGTGACTGAGAATGGACCCCACTTTTGAAACTGCTTTCCTACTGTACCTTAGAGTTCAAAATCAGTCAGCAAATTTTCTAGAACTGCCCCTGAGTAAAGGTATCTAGAATATACAGTATCTAGTAGCCATTGCTAACAAATATACAAAAGTGTTTGAATAAATGCATTCCACTGAAAGAGAAAAAATATTTGCATGGCACTAAAATGTCTCcagtatacatactgtaatagtacaCCACCCTtgaactctaataaaacagtcagttaatGCTAAAATTTGTTTAAGCAATCACTAACTTGATGATTACATTACTCTTTGAAGTGTATACTCTAGTTGTAATGTAATGTGTATGTTTAAAATGTTTACACTCTATATCGATTTGGCTATGCCAGGATCAGTTACTTGTAATaatcatacaatatggtagtatggaggtttgggtttttctggccaaaaatatcacccaaaaaccagcttcacaattccatcctggtaccttggtagtattggttagtccaaaagtgccttcagtacaaccctgaaaggggggggggttgctgcaatttttttttttttaattatgcaATAGAAttttctgcctgcctgcctgcctgcctgcctgcctgcctgcctgcctgcctgcctgcctgcctgcctgcctgcctgcctgcctgcctgcctgcctgcctgcctgcctgcctgcctgcctgcctgcctgcctgcctgcctgcctgcctgcctgcctgcctgcctgcctgcctgcctgcctgcctgcctgcctgccttcagatAAGTCTAACTtaataacagctaaggatacagacttgattttttcactatttgatgTCACTTCTTCcatagatgtgccttttggcataccacagtacataaaatgcacgcatcatggacttacctttgtcctcctttgtgtcccatttcgtTTTGCTGACGGTCCAAGGTGTCAGTCGATTTGTGGTTATGTGATACATGGCTTctcatttgtaaacaggaatcatccatattttccatggtgactggattgatttcagaggcatcttcatttgtaatgctgtgtaatgtgcTGATAGtaggtgaaagcaaagcgtaaagGTCAATaaacttttgagtcagtaattgatagttgaggcaCACGAATCATCTGTAGTTTTGTGgtttgcagaggcacttctcctgcTGTTcctcatttgtagtgctgtgtaatgagctgaacatagctgaaagcaaaatgTAAAGGCGCCACTTCACTTtagagtcagtaattgatagctgagATGCACGTTCAGGTGAAAACATTAAGTCTGGTACCATCCTTTCTTTCGATGCAGTTTAccggtcataataatgttacaaattaggaattttttAAGTTCGAtcagggatcacagaaaaagtacagggaaacaagggaggtctcctacacctgcaaatatactagtgaacatttaatccctaattcagtcatgggtattgaattagggattaaatgttcactagtatatctgcaggtgcaggCAACCTCATttatttccttacttttttctatgatcccttaaaattcctaatttttcattaTACTTGTAAGTACCATAAAGTGGCTATAGGCCACTATAGGATATATTGTATGGTCTAACACATGTGTGGACACTGAACACCTTTCAAACACTTGTAGCTATCAAGAATAAATAATGGAAATTATTTACTCTTATGTAGTCCTAAAGTGTCTGGAAGAGGGAGTGTTCCAAATTTAATATTGCAACTCTATAAGTTAGTATAACAAGTTAGTATAACACTGCAGTAATACTAAAGTCATTTCTTGTACAGCAGTCAGCGGaagttgatgatgatgaagctgGTGTTGTTATTGAGGCTGCTCACTTTGAGATGCCTTATGAGGTTGTAAGAGTAGGTGAGTACCTGTGTACACTGGGAGTGTGTATGATATGCATGCACATTTTGTGGAAGCCAATGACTGTTTTTCAAGGACAGATGCATAGTtatggtaccgctcaaatgcaatgttgtcTTGTGAGAGTggttaaaaaacttgctaattaaatggcgtggcacctgtttcattcacaagtattcatcccatttcgtTTGGGATCGAgcgaaacaggtgccacgccctttaaatAGCAAGTTTTTAAATCACTCACACTCTCGCTAGACAATGCtgtgtttgagtggtactgCACATGTTGGATCATTTGCACAAATAAAGTTAATCTTCTAAGATTATTGTTGTATAAAGACTAATTAGCTTGTTAATATTCTATAGTAGTAGGGCTGTGCTACTCATAGTAGGGCTGTGCTACTCATAGTAGGGCTGTGCTACTCATAGTAGGGCTGTGCTACTCATAGTAGGGCTGTGCTACTCATAGTAGGACTGTGCTACTCATAGTAGGGCTGTGCTACTCATAGTAGGGCTGTGCTACTCATAGTAGGGCTGTGCTACTCATAGTAGGGCTGTGCTACTCATAGTAGGGCTGTGCTACTCATAGTAGGGCTGTGCTACTCATAGTAGGGCTGTGCTACTCATAGTAGGGCTGTGCTACTCATAGTAGGGCTGTGCTACTCATAGTAGGGCTGTGCTACTCATAGTAGGACTGTGCTACTCATAGTAGGGCTGTGCTACTCATAGTAGGGCTGTGCTACTCATAGTAGGGCTGTGCTACTCATAGTAGGGCTGTGCTACTCATAGTAGGGCTGTGCTACTCATAGTAGGGCTGTGCTACTCATAGTAGGGCTGTGCTACTCATAGTAGGGCTGTGCTACTCATAGTAGGGCTGTGCTACTCATAGTAGGGCTGTGCTACTCATAGTAGGGCTGTGCTACTCATAGTAGGGCTGTGCTACTCATAGTAGGGCTGTGCTACTCATAGTAGGGCTGTGCTACCATAGTGGTCCTTCATGTCAGTTTAACTACTTAGCAATGACTCTACTCAGCAATGACTCACATGCTTGACTACCCATCTATGGAAGTATCGTGCTACCTTGAGACAATGTTTATGCCATCTTCAATAGTTCACTcaccaaatttgagcataattgcATCAAGTATTCTTGAAATATGAGCTCTCACTTATTTTcttgatttttcaaaaactACCATATAAATACGTTTTCCAActgctttgaaatttggcacatggAGTTAAAATGCAAAAGCCAACCATGTGCGAAAAATGTACGATTAAgatattctaatataacagtcacctgTTTATGAAATAACAATATGAACAATAT
This genomic interval carries:
- the LOC136255514 gene encoding histone deacetylase complex subunit SAP18-like; this encodes MMAAKSDTPPKRIDRPVMDSVAVDPNFTVDREKTCPLLLRVFCNAGRHHRLDEFSRGNVPSNELQIYTWLDCTLRELMSLVKEVNPELRAKGTMFSFATIYPDPRRGGYRLKELGQTISGRKGSDDNITLQSRRFQIGDYLDVAVSTRPMSTSRRDSRSRPY
- the LOC136255511 gene encoding afadin- and alpha-actinin-binding protein-like isoform X2 produces the protein MSESAGTPTKCTEIGALDESIDFSSPVSLSARGLNVSLDTNTAYLNQELTSLGFPSLLDEDRSVSFENTIQCLGELFKQYQKLITLRDDLEASLHRANSDVTMYQQSLNRVKGELEASQSEVAMLVEKERQVNKKMNALSAKLKAEEEESRRSQSRWQHKETKFSHEIKKKEQEYLRLKERLLQVTSGRNPDKSLGINMLNHVPRVDGKRSTWSTFSLSQEGDMNLAVMQSFEQKQKDLLSENSSLRESLQNILHEFKSTLSDLQNGNASAEVDDDEAGVVIEAAHFEMPYEVVRVGIEIELKESLEKLKEIIRHLRLKEGQSEDVK
- the LOC136255511 gene encoding afadin- and alpha-actinin-binding protein-like isoform X1 — translated: MSESAGTPTKCTEIGALDESIDFSSPVSLSARGLNVSLDTNTAYLNQELTSLGFPSLLDEDRSVSFENTIQCLGELFKQYQKLITLRDDLEASLHRANSDVTMYQQSLNRVKGELEASQSEVAMLVEKERQVNKKMNALSAKLKAEEEESRRSQSRWQHKETKFSHEIKKKEQEYLRLKERLLQVTSGRNPDKSLGINMLNHVPRVDGKRSTWSTFSLSQEGDMNLAVMQSFEQKQKDLLSENSSLRESLQNILHEFKSTLSDLQNGNAQSAEVDDDEAGVVIEAAHFEMPYEVVRVGIEIELKESLEKLKEIIRHLRLKEGQSEDVK